The genomic window CACGTGCCTGCAGGAACCCCAGCTGGGTACCGGCCATGCGGTCCAGCAGGCGCAAGGCGAACTGGACGGGTTCGATGGCGACGTCTTGGTCATGTACGGCGACGTGCCTTTCGTGCGCCCCGCCACGATGGAGCGGATGCTCGGCCGGCTCCATGCTGCGGACACACCTGCAGCAGTGGTGCTGGCGTTCGAGCCGGAAGACCCGCTCGCCTATGGCCGCGTCATCGCCGACGACGAAGGCCGCATCGCCAAGATGGTCGAATTCAAGGATGCCGACGAAGGCGAGAGGGCATGCCATTTGTGCAATTCCGGCCTCCTCGCCGCGCGGGCAGCGGATTTGTGGGATTTGCTGGGCCGGGTGGGCAACGACAATGCGCAGGGCGAATACTACCTCCCAGATATCGTCAATATCGCCATCCATGACGGCCGCATCTGTGCCGCTGTCACCACGGACGATCCGAACGAAGTCGCGGGCATCAACTCGCGCGGCGAACTCGCGGCGGCAGAGGCCCTATGGCAGCAGGAGCAGCGCAACTACTGGATGGCCGAAGGCGTGACCCTGCGCGCGCCCGAAACCGTGTTCTTCAGCTACGATACCGAGCTTTCCAGCGACGTCACGGTCGAACCCAATGTCGTTTTCGGCCCCGGCGTGAAGGTCGCCACCGGTGCCACCATCCGCGCATTCAGCCACTTGGAAGGGGCCAGTGTGGGCGAGGGCTGCGAAGTCGGCCCCTATGCACGCCTGCGCCCCGGCGCAGTGATGGAAAAGGGCAGCAAGGTCGGCAACTTCGTGGAGATGAAGAAGGCGGTCCTCGGTGAAGGGGCGAAGGCCAACCACCTCACCTATCTTGGCGATGCGGAAGTGGGCGCGGGCGCGAATATCGGTGCCGGCACCATCACCTGCAATTACGACGGCTATTTCAAATACCGCACCAAGATCGGCGAGCGTGCCTTCATCGGCTCGAACAGTGCGCTGATCGCCCCGGTCGAGATCGGGGCGGACGCCATCGTTGCTGCCGGTAGCGCGGTCAGCCGCGACGTGGCAGCAGGCGACCTGCGAATGGTGCGCGGCGAACAGATCGTAAAGCCCGGTTGGGCCGACCGCTTCCACGACGCGATGAAGAAGAAAAAGGCGTCGGAGAAAAAGGGCTGACCGCAGGGCGCACCACCTGCTGGCTGTGCGGGCGCGATATCGGCACGCGCGTCCAGCTCCACCATCCGGTGCCCAAGGCGAAGAAGGGGCGGTTCACCGTCCCCGTCCACCCGATCTGCCACAAGGCAATCCATGCCAATTTCACCAATGCCGAACTCGCCCGCATCGGCGAGGATCGCGAAGCCTTGTTGCAAAACGAGGCGCTGGCGAAATTTGTCCGCTGGGTTTCGGACAAGCCGCCCGACTTCCATGCGCCCACCCGGACCGCGCGATAGCAGGAAACGACGGGGTGACACGGGCGTTGTGGGTCAAAGACCAAGGAGCCCGAATTCATGAAACTCTGGAAAGCCGCAGCCATCGGCCTCGGCGTTCTCGCTGCTGGCGCAACTGCCACCTACGCCTATTACCGCCAGGCGGTGGATGAGCCGGACTACACGCTCGTCAGGGAAGATGGCGATTTCCAGCTGCGCGAATATGCCCCGATGATCGTTGCGGAAGTCATTCACACCGGCGACCGCAGGCCCGCATTGAACGCGGGCTTCCGGCGTCTTGCTGCCTATATCTTTGCCGAGGACCGGCCGGACCAGGAAATCGCGATGACCAGCCCGGTGATGCAGGACCAGGGTGCAAAGATCGCGATGACGGCACCGGTCATCCAGGACCAG from Qipengyuania gaetbuli includes these protein-coding regions:
- the glmU gene encoding bifunctional UDP-N-acetylglucosamine diphosphorylase/glucosamine-1-phosphate N-acetyltransferase GlmU; translation: MSQTRQFAAVILAAGKGTRMKSALHKVLHPIAGRPMLHHLMASVDSLSPAHKVVVVGAGREQLEEALAGSARTCLQEPQLGTGHAVQQAQGELDGFDGDVLVMYGDVPFVRPATMERMLGRLHAADTPAAVVLAFEPEDPLAYGRVIADDEGRIAKMVEFKDADEGERACHLCNSGLLAARAADLWDLLGRVGNDNAQGEYYLPDIVNIAIHDGRICAAVTTDDPNEVAGINSRGELAAAEALWQQEQRNYWMAEGVTLRAPETVFFSYDTELSSDVTVEPNVVFGPGVKVATGATIRAFSHLEGASVGEGCEVGPYARLRPGAVMEKGSKVGNFVEMKKAVLGEGAKANHLTYLGDAEVGAGANIGAGTITCNYDGYFKYRTKIGERAFIGSNSALIAPVEIGADAIVAAGSAVSRDVAAGDLRMVRGEQIVKPGWADRFHDAMKKKKASEKKG
- a CDS encoding HNH endonuclease, with the translated sequence MTAGRTTCWLCGRDIGTRVQLHHPVPKAKKGRFTVPVHPICHKAIHANFTNAELARIGEDREALLQNEALAKFVRWVSDKPPDFHAPTRTAR